A region of Anopheles merus strain MAF chromosome 2R, AmerM5.1, whole genome shotgun sequence DNA encodes the following proteins:
- the LOC121590761 gene encoding uncharacterized protein LOC121590761, protein MLNPHVSVFSQILIVLPKLTAQTSGAVQLYTLDISDGNPVTISPRVIDVIDTRNDSFPNTKNVNHFPDKFANMNKRRLRLGTVPYLPNAFIEDKPLGEGNARYILPPKPNVSAMISGTELWLVVLFCEIANCTTEIMIASEWGNVLDNGTKFGLLGAPAKREVDITLAGLYTWYSSFQHLAFSAVHSRSGCTCIVAKPRIIANWRTPFLSFTGSLWGAVLAAFVAGAFAVLVMSRSRQRILQLGEATRYTFSDSVLIMIGFFMEQGVPMPNELIASCLLFATLMFAGFMIGSSYNGGLASTMIVPQYEKSINTVHDLAETRTTWVGVTVNWLFSIQLAYQPDMLTLLTTFREWEEGEISRRAHERTVAIIVERMEYGHVAHPQMELDAMKGRKMMAEDIYWESVVGMCSKTWPARARFDRLVLDLKAFGILAHWELIGVARYLSFKSQQILRYSRKTSGDEFTPLRMANITGALLILLAGLSLSLVVFVTELAWYWCGPRIKRCVAACLIKCSVRFIRKRARPTGREV, encoded by the exons ATGTTAAACCCACACGTTAGCGTTTTTAGTC AAATTttaattgtattgcccaaacTTACCGCCCAAACATCCGGTGCTGTCCAGCTGTACACACTGGACATTTCCGATGGCAATCCTGTAACTATTAGTCCACGCGTGATCGATGTGATCGACACTCGAAATGACTCGTTCCCTAACACCAAGAACGTCAATCACTTCCCGGACAAGTTTGCGAACATGAACAAACGGCGCCTAAGGCTTGGAACCGTACCGTACCTACCGAACGCCTTCATAGAGGATAAA CCCCTTGGAGAGGGAAATGCACGATACATCTTGCCGCCGAAACCGAACGTATCGGCAATGATCAGCGGCACGGAGCTGTGGTTGGTTGTGCTGTTCTGTGAAATAGCCAACTGTACGACGGAAATCATGATCG CTTCGGAGTGGGGCAACGTGCTAGACAACGGTACCAAGTTTGGGCTCCTTGGTGCGCCGGCCAAACGGGAGGTGGACATAACTCTCGCCGGACTGTATACGTGGTACTCCAGCTTCCAGCATCTTGCCTTCAGTGCGGTCCATTCGCGCTCCGGCTGCACCTGTATCGTGGCAAAGCCACGCATCATTGCGAACTGGCGCACCCCGTTCCTGTCCTTTACCGGTTCACTGTGGGGTGCGGTCCTGGCCGCCTTCGTTGCCGGTGCGTTCGCCGTGCTGGTTATGTCCCGCAGCCGGCAGCGCATCCTGCAGCTGGGCGAAGCCACGCGATACACCTTCAGCGATTCGGTGCTGATCATGATCGGGTTCTTCATGGAGCAGGGCGTACCGATGCCGAACGAGCTGATAGCGTCCTGCCTGCTCTTTGCCACGCTCATGTTTgccgggttcatgatcggcAGCAGCTACAATGGTGGTCTGGCCAGCACCATGATCGTGCCGCAGTACGAGAAAAGCATCAACACGGTGCACGATCTGGCGGAGACGCGCACGACCTGGGTCGGTGTGACCGTCAACTGGCTGTTCTCCATCCAGCTGGCCTACCAGCCGGACATGCTGACGCTGCTGACAACGTTCCGCGAGTGGGAGGAGGGAGAGATTTCGCGCCGCGCGCACGAACGCACGGTGGCGATCATCGTCGAGCGGATGGAGTACGGCCACGTGGCCCACCCGCAGATGGAGCTGGACGCGATGAAGGGCCGCAAAATGATGGCAGAAGACATCTACTGGGAGTCGGTGGTCGGGATGTGCTCGAAAACGTGGCCAGCCCGGGCCCGGTTCGATCGGCTGGTGCTGGATCTGAAGGCGTTCGGCATACTGGCCCACTGGGAGCTGATCGGGGTGGCCAGGTATTTGAGCTTCAAGTCGCAACAAATCTTACGCTACTCGCGCAAAACCAGCGGCGACGAGTTTACGCCGCTGCGTATGGCCAACATTACGGGCGCGCTGCTCATCCTGCTCGCCGGGCTATCGCTGTCGCTGGTTGTGTTTGTGACGGAACTCGCGTGGTACTGGTGCGGGCCAAGAATCAAGCGATGCGTGGCCGCCTGTCTTATTAAGTGTAGCGTGCGTTTTATTAGAAAAAGGGCCAGACCAACGGGTAGAGAAGTGTGA